The Leptospira meyeri region GTTCTTCTTGCTAAATCCATGTTTAGTGAGACAAAAATACCACAGAAGATAATTTACGTGACCCCATAGATTCAATAATTATCATTACTCCTATGAAGAAATTGAACATATATCTTGCACTCATTGCCTTGGTATTGTGTGTCATCATCATCATCCGAAAAAATGATTTAACCTTAAACAAAATTGCCACTTTAATGGCGATATCTACCCCGACAGAAGTATTCGACTTTCATACTGCTGATTCAATCGCAAAACAAAAATTAAAGTCAAAATTTTCTCCTACTCCCGAATTTAAAATCCCAGGGTTGGATGGAATTAGTTATGAAGACTATAGACAAATTGAGTACAAGCCAGATGTAGCAATCTGGAAAAATCTTGCTCTCCCTTATCAACTGCATTTTTTTCATCCAGGTCATATCTATAGCAATGGAATTCAAATTTATGAAGTAATCAACGAAAAACCAATTGAAATTCCCTACGATGCGTCTCGGTTTAATTTTGGTGACTTACCTCTTGCAGATGATTTTGCGGAGCTTACTAAAAAACTTCACTACACCGGTTTTCGTGTCCATTACCCGATCAATCAAAAAGAGATCTTGGAAGAATTTTTAGTTTTTCAAGGAGCATCCTACTTCAGAGCAATTTCCAAAGGCCAGGTTTACGGACTTTCAGGACGAGGGCTTGCTATCAACACTGGACCAAAAGATAAAGAAGAATTTCCCATTTTTGAAAGTTTCTATATCAAACGACCGAATAAAACGGATTCAGCCATCACCATCTATGCGATTATGAATAGTGAATCTGTCGTGGGTTCCTATGAATTTATAGTCAATCCAGGTGAAATTACAACCATTGATGTTCATGCAAAAATTTATCTTCGCAAAAAAATCAAACGCCTTGGCTTTGCACCCATCACATCAATGTACTTGTATGGCGAACCAGACAATCCCATTTTAGGAAATATCCACCCAGAAGTACATGACTCTGATGGACTTTTAACGCAAAATAAAATGGGAGAATGGGAATGGAGACCTCTTATCAATCCAAAAAAGACTCAACTAACAAGAATTCCATTAGATTCACCCTTGGGTTATGGGCTCATACAAAGGGATCGAAAATTCAAAAGTTACCAAGACGAAAAACTCAAGTATCATTTAAGGCCTAGTATTTGGGTGGAACCAAAAGGAGACTGGGGGAAAGGAAATTTGTATTTATTGGAATTCACGACCAATTTAGATTCCGATGACAACGTCACTACCTTTTGGGAACCTGCCATCCCACCCAACTTAAACGAAGGATATGAATTTCGATATAGACTTCATTATACAGAAAGATCTCCAAAACACCATATATTGGGGAAAGCATCCGCATTTTATAGAGGCGCTGACCCTCTTTTTCCAAAAGAGAAAGTTTTTACCCTTTACTTCACCGGAGATCATCTAAAAGCTCTCGACCAAAAAACAGAACTCGAAGCAATCATTCAGAATAATAAAATTCCTTCCGATTCAATCCGTTATAAAATAGAAAAAATTTCTGAACTAGACCAATGGCGGCTACAAATCTGGTATCCGGCTTCTACTGAAGAGTCAGATTGGACCGTTTTTCTCAAAAATCAAAACCAAAGAATTACCGAAACTTGGATGTATAGAGATGGACTTTCCAAATAACAAAGATTATTTGAAAGAATTTAGTGAAAGGACTCGCACCTATTTGATTCTTTGTGGGACGAACAATGAATTTGAAATTGTAGAAATTTTGAATGATTTTTTCAAATCAAACAGTTTAAGTTTAGATTTCCCATCAGACTGGGTACTCTGGCAAAATTACTTAAACACCCACAAAATCCAAGAGGTTCGAAAATTTCCAATTGCAGATCGATCTTGGCAATTTGGATCGATGATTCCTATTTCTTCTGACTGGAAACGAGACAGAAACAAAACAAAACAATCCATTGTTGGTTCATTAAAACCATTATTCATTATTGCATCCATCTTCTTATGGAGCCTTCTCTACTATATCATTATATTCAGGTTATTATGATCAAAATCCAACGCTGTTTATTTTTTTTAACTTTTATCATTCCTGTCATTTGGGGTTTTAGTTTATTCATAGAAATTATCTCCTTTCGAGGAATTGAAA contains the following coding sequences:
- a CDS encoding glucan biosynthesis protein encodes the protein MKKLNIYLALIALVLCVIIIIRKNDLTLNKIATLMAISTPTEVFDFHTADSIAKQKLKSKFSPTPEFKIPGLDGISYEDYRQIEYKPDVAIWKNLALPYQLHFFHPGHIYSNGIQIYEVINEKPIEIPYDASRFNFGDLPLADDFAELTKKLHYTGFRVHYPINQKEILEEFLVFQGASYFRAISKGQVYGLSGRGLAINTGPKDKEEFPIFESFYIKRPNKTDSAITIYAIMNSESVVGSYEFIVNPGEITTIDVHAKIYLRKKIKRLGFAPITSMYLYGEPDNPILGNIHPEVHDSDGLLTQNKMGEWEWRPLINPKKTQLTRIPLDSPLGYGLIQRDRKFKSYQDEKLKYHLRPSIWVEPKGDWGKGNLYLLEFTTNLDSDDNVTTFWEPAIPPNLNEGYEFRYRLHYTERSPKHHILGKASAFYRGADPLFPKEKVFTLYFTGDHLKALDQKTELEAIIQNNKIPSDSIRYKIEKISELDQWRLQIWYPASTEESDWTVFLKNQNQRITETWMYRDGLSK